One stretch of Schlesneria sp. DSM 10557 DNA includes these proteins:
- a CDS encoding DEAD/DEAH box helicase, with product MSSKSIPSVSVRYAQDGRSTKSNALGMRPMQERVWQMRGEQYLLIKSPPASGKSRALMFVALDKLHKQGLKQAIIVVPERSIGSSFNNELLSQFGFFADWIVKPNWNLCNAPGGDNGGKVDSVKAFLESGDQVLVCTHATFRFAVERFGVEAFDDRLIAVDEFHHVSASPDNRLGEHVRQFVARDKAHLVAMTGSYFRGDAEAVLHPDDESKFQTVTYTYYEQLNGYQYLKQLDIGYFFYSGSYTDEILNVLNPGEKTILHIPNVNSKESSKDKIREVEHIIEELGDWQGTDPQTGFQLVKTKDGKVLRIADLVDDDAAKRDRVSSALKDSAQKNNRDHVDIIIALGMAKEGFDWIWCEHALTVGYRSSLTEIVQIIGRSTRDAPGKTRARFTNLIAEPDATEATVVEAVNDTLKAIAASLLMEQVLAPRFEFRPKNPTNTATPGLDYGDGGYDPNKSNVGVDPTTGTVQLEIKGLAEPKSEEAERICREDLTELVTAFVQDKQAIERGLFDEELVPEELTQVRMGKIIKEKFPNLDDEDQEAVRQHAVAALNFVQQAKKVLDDAGNSDARNTSLIDGVRKFALSVKELDIDLIDRINPFGEAYAILAKSMSEERLRQVAEIVTAKKVKMSLEEARDLAKRALRFKAEKSRLPSLTAADPWEKRMAEGIAFLQREARATKNG from the coding sequence ATGAGTAGTAAATCTATTCCCTCCGTCTCGGTGAGATACGCTCAGGATGGACGGTCCACAAAATCGAACGCGCTCGGCATGCGGCCCATGCAGGAACGTGTCTGGCAAATGCGAGGGGAGCAGTATCTGCTGATCAAATCCCCACCCGCTTCGGGCAAGAGCCGGGCTTTGATGTTTGTGGCACTCGACAAGCTGCACAAACAGGGACTGAAGCAGGCGATTATCGTCGTGCCGGAACGCTCCATCGGTTCGAGCTTCAATAACGAGCTGCTCAGCCAGTTCGGATTCTTTGCGGACTGGATCGTGAAGCCGAACTGGAATCTCTGCAACGCTCCCGGTGGCGACAACGGGGGCAAAGTCGATTCGGTGAAAGCGTTTCTGGAGAGTGGCGATCAGGTGCTGGTCTGTACCCATGCGACGTTCCGGTTTGCGGTGGAACGATTCGGCGTGGAAGCGTTCGATGACCGGCTGATCGCCGTTGACGAATTCCACCATGTTTCGGCCAGCCCGGACAACCGGCTGGGGGAACACGTCCGCCAATTCGTTGCCAGAGACAAAGCCCATCTCGTGGCAATGACGGGTTCCTATTTCCGAGGGGACGCCGAGGCGGTGCTGCACCCGGACGATGAGTCTAAGTTCCAGACGGTGACCTACACCTATTATGAACAGCTCAATGGCTATCAATACTTGAAACAACTCGATATCGGTTATTTCTTTTACTCCGGCAGCTACACTGATGAGATTCTGAATGTCTTAAACCCCGGTGAGAAAACGATTCTGCACATCCCAAATGTGAACTCGAAGGAGAGCAGCAAGGACAAAATCCGGGAAGTGGAACACATCATCGAGGAACTGGGGGACTGGCAGGGAACTGATCCCCAGACCGGTTTTCAGTTAGTGAAGACGAAAGATGGGAAGGTTCTCAGGATTGCGGACTTGGTCGATGACGACGCCGCCAAGCGGGACAGGGTTTCTTCGGCCTTAAAAGATTCGGCCCAGAAAAACAACCGGGACCATGTGGATATCATCATTGCCCTGGGGATGGCCAAGGAAGGTTTCGACTGGATCTGGTGCGAACATGCCCTGACAGTAGGATATCGTTCCAGCCTGACAGAGATCGTTCAGATCATCGGTCGGTCGACCCGTGACGCCCCCGGAAAGACAAGGGCACGGTTCACCAACCTGATCGCAGAACCAGACGCGACGGAAGCGACCGTCGTCGAAGCAGTGAATGATACGCTGAAGGCGATCGCCGCCAGTCTGCTGATGGAACAGGTCCTGGCGCCCCGTTTCGAGTTCCGGCCCAAGAATCCGACCAACACCGCGACTCCCGGACTGGACTACGGTGACGGTGGATATGACCCCAACAAATCCAATGTTGGGGTCGATCCCACGACTGGAACGGTTCAACTGGAAATCAAAGGGCTGGCCGAACCCAAAAGCGAAGAAGCAGAACGCATCTGCCGCGAAGATTTGACGGAACTGGTGACAGCATTCGTCCAGGACAAACAGGCCATCGAGCGCGGTCTCTTCGATGAAGAACTGGTGCCGGAGGAACTAACTCAGGTCCGGATGGGGAAGATCATCAAAGAAAAATTCCCCAATCTGGATGATGAGGACCAGGAAGCGGTTCGCCAGCATGCCGTCGCGGCCCTGAACTTCGTACAGCAGGCCAAGAAGGTCCTTGACGACGCAGGCAATAGCGATGCCCGGAACACGTCGCTGATTGACGGGGTGCGGAAATTCGCATTGTCGGTCAAGGAGCTGGATATCGATTTGATCGATCGTATCAATCCGTTCGGGGAAGCCTACGCAATTCTGGCCAAGTCGATGAGCGAGGAACGGCTCCGCCAGGTGGCCGAGATTGTCACCGCCAAGAAAGTCAAGATGTCACTGGAGGAAGCCCGCGATCTGGCGAAACGGGCGTTGAGATTCAAAGCGGAGAAGTCCCGGCTTCCTTCATTGACCGCTGCTGATCCATGGGAAAAGCGAATGGCAGAGGGAATTGCATTTCTCCAGCGGGAAGCGAGGGCGACTAAAAATGGCTAA
- a CDS encoding GIY-YIG nuclease family protein produces the protein MAKKKQQVTDDDFDLLDELGVESEPVQTGGRTAREQRIIAGFEEIERFIEEHGRHPQHGDDRDIFERLYAVRLDRIRESAECREVLKDLDARGLLGDGGNSSSVGDHLQDDEDLLAALGVDKSSGSDITSLVHVRPRSEISAAEEVAQRTPCSDFHLFKPLFETVQQDLDAGERKAVKFGEKAAIKEGHLFILDGQKAFVAKVGEVFTNDYGHENCRLRVIYDNGTESDLLLRSLQSALYKDKHSRRILDRDQVGPLFLDNEEEGDQATGYVYVLRSLSNHPFVAEHRKAIHKIGVTGGNVTKRIANAKKDPTYLLAEVEVVAEYKLANINRKALEVLIHKFFANARLDLELKDRFGSQVEPREWFLVPLPAIDEAMQKIKEGTIGEFQYDRESARLV, from the coding sequence ATGGCTAAGAAAAAACAACAGGTTACCGATGACGATTTCGATCTGCTGGATGAACTGGGAGTCGAATCCGAACCGGTCCAAACGGGCGGTCGCACGGCTAGAGAGCAACGCATCATCGCCGGTTTTGAGGAAATCGAACGGTTCATCGAAGAACACGGTAGACATCCTCAACATGGCGACGACCGAGACATTTTCGAGCGACTATACGCCGTTCGTCTCGACCGGATCAGAGAATCGGCAGAATGTCGCGAAGTTTTGAAAGACTTGGACGCACGGGGGTTGCTGGGGGACGGAGGCAACTCGTCCAGTGTTGGCGATCACCTGCAGGATGACGAAGACCTTTTGGCAGCATTGGGCGTCGATAAGTCTTCCGGCAGTGACATCACGAGCCTGGTTCATGTCCGACCGAGATCGGAGATCAGCGCGGCCGAAGAGGTTGCGCAACGCACACCGTGCTCTGATTTTCACCTCTTTAAACCTCTTTTCGAGACGGTTCAGCAGGATTTGGATGCAGGCGAACGCAAGGCCGTGAAATTCGGAGAGAAGGCCGCCATTAAAGAAGGGCATCTCTTTATTCTTGACGGGCAAAAGGCGTTCGTCGCGAAGGTTGGCGAAGTGTTTACTAATGACTACGGACATGAAAACTGCAGACTCCGTGTCATTTACGATAACGGAACGGAGAGCGATTTGCTCCTTCGTTCGTTACAAAGCGCATTATATAAGGATAAGCACAGTCGCCGAATCCTTGACCGTGATCAAGTTGGACCATTGTTTCTCGACAACGAGGAAGAGGGGGATCAGGCGACAGGATACGTTTACGTTCTGCGTAGCCTGTCCAATCACCCGTTCGTCGCGGAACATCGTAAGGCGATTCACAAAATCGGTGTTACGGGCGGCAACGTAACGAAGCGGATAGCCAACGCAAAGAAAGACCCGACGTACTTGCTGGCGGAAGTGGAGGTCGTGGCCGAATACAAGCTGGCCAATATCAACCGCAAAGCCCTCGAAGTTTTAATTCACAAGTTCTTTGCTAACGCCCGCCTGGACCTTGAGTTGAAGGATCGCTTCGGTTCTCAGGTTGAACCCAGAGAATGGTTCCTCGTCCCTCTACCTGCGATCGATGAAGCTATGCAGAAAATCAAAGAGGGTACGATCGGAGAATTCCAGTATGACCGTGAGAGCGCACGGCTCGTTTGA
- a CDS encoding type II toxin-antitoxin system ParD family antitoxin has translation MPTRNINLTGHFDRFVEEQVGAGRYKNASEVLRAGLRLLEQQRQIEGQKLEALRKLAA, from the coding sequence ATGCCGACCCGAAACATCAATTTGACCGGGCATTTCGACCGATTCGTGGAAGAGCAGGTGGGCGCCGGACGGTACAAGAACGCCAGCGAAGTGCTCAGGGCCGGTCTGCGACTCCTGGAGCAGCAGAGGCAGATCGAAGGCCAGAAACTGGAGGCCCTGAGAAAACTTGCCGCCTAG